The DNA sequence TATTATTATCAGGACTATAAATAATTTAACAAATCTGTTATTTGATATTATTAATAGAATTATTTAGATAAGATCCGACAATACCATTAATTTTACTTGCCTTTTTAAGGTCATAGATCCATCTCTAATGAAATCTTCAGCATAGTTTTAATATAACTTTGTGCTTCTAAACCAAGTATCAAATCTATTTAGAACCCTTTGCAAACAATATTGAAGCTACGATTAAAAAGAGTGTAGTAGGTAATAGGTGTATTGCAACTTCTATCAGTCCAAGGCTAGTAAAAATTAACCCTAAAATTATAAATATTACATTAGTTAACTTCAATATACTACCTAGAAACTACTACTTCTCCAGATTCTTTAACTATTATTACCTTAAATCTATCGGGCACTCCTAAATAGCTAAATGAATGAACCATTGTATCATTTTCTATTTTTCCTGTAAGCTCTCCAAATAAAGGAACTTTGGTACCTGTAACTAGGGCTGGACGCCATCCATCCACCTTGTAATTTTTTAAAATATTATACACATTTATGTCATCCAAATCTTTTTCCTTCACATTGGTATAGGAATGAGACATTTCATAATCTATCAATAAATCAAGATAGTATTTACCTTCAGGAGGATTTTCGACTATTAACTTTATTGATGGTTTAGGACCTATGTCTGCCTTTACTGTAGAAGGAAATATGTAGTTTATAAATAAAAAAATAAGGATTACAAATTTAACTCTTTTCATTATACGCCCCTCTCCAATATTTTCACTTATTTATATAATTCCACATTCTTTATTGAATTCCTTCATAGAAAAAAATAATACTCCCATTAACAAATCAGTTTAATTGGGAGTATTATTTTCATTTGATTTTAATCTATGCTTTTAAGGGATTCCACCATTTTGACATTCTTCAGTTTACAGTACATAGCCATATTCACAAGAGCTGCAAATCCAAGGGTTAATACTATGGAAATAATATAGGATCTAAACTCTAATTCCAATCCAAACATTAAATTATCCATTTCAACGGTAGTCATTATATACCTGTGTAGAAATATTCCAATAACAAGGCCTGCTAAGGTGCCTAAAATGGTCAATATGATATTTTCTCTGTAGATATAAGCAGATACTTCCCTGTCATAGAAACCTAATACCTTTATGGTGGCAATCTCCCTTATCCTTTCCGATATATTTACATTGGTTAGATTATACAATACTACAAAAGCCAAGGCCCCTGCAGAAAATATCATGACCAATACTACATAGCTTAAACTCCATATAGTATCATCAAAATCTTCCTTTATAGTTGTATTAAAGCTAACATTATAGATACCTTCTTTGCTTAATAAGTCTTTTGAAAGCTTATCTTGAAATTTTCTAGTTTTTTCCTTAATCTCTCCAATAGCTTCATTGTATTTTACTTTCTCCGAGAAAATCTCTTCATAATATTCTTTGGTTAGATATATATAGTTTCCAATGTAGTTTTCTGCAATCCCTTGGATTTTTACTCTCTCCTCGTCATTTTCGCTATTCCTAAATACTATTTCATCCCCAACTTTAATACCTAAACTCCTACTAACCTGTTCTGTAATAACAACCCCTTTTTCTGGTATAGGGATAGTAGTTTTATCTTTCCTATTTCGAAGATTAATAAATCTACTAATAGAATCAATATCCTCTGGAACAATTATGGTAATATCTTTGGTAGTAGAATTAAAGCTGATTTCTCCCATTTCTTTGTAAAGCAATTCGTATCCTAGAATTCTTTCATCCTCTAGATATTCTGTTGACTCAAAGCTTAATCCTATTGCTATATCATAGGTAAACAATTCTCCAAATTGCCTATCTACAACTGTTCTAATGGAATCCCGAATC is a window from the Tepidimicrobium xylanilyticum genome containing:
- a CDS encoding DUF454 family protein, encoding MKLTNVIFIILGLIFTSLGLIEVAIHLLPTTLFLIVASILFAKGSK